In Myxococcales bacterium, a single genomic region encodes these proteins:
- a CDS encoding CHAT domain-containing protein codes for MSRALRQSRLADDERARYERAIAAYRTFREEAEAARGADWKLSKESLARVEAERGERERRWRAVIDETLAALGKRPVARAPLPDDPPTMYVHTARAEAVLLLAAQGRVTATRLAGAAPPELATALGRELERRLPKGATALRVLAAPPGIDLGALPYHGAVLGERIAFEHSLDLADAGPLGVRPLAGPKAAVRSSTDDRVLVVADPLGDLPLAAQEGRLVAERLGGRATLLVAPMGTVARVQSELARHDSFYFAGHTVLAGHEGWDSHLKLAGGGRLDLADLLTLPRPPRRVVLTSCEAAQSVDLGGLGGFGIAQALVLAGAEAVLGPVRPITDKSAAALGARLTEGFFRGPPLAAGEVVRRAAVLDGNTANNPDDAVFASERWALQAIGP; via the coding sequence GTGAGTCGAGCGCTCCGGCAAAGCCGCCTCGCCGACGACGAGCGGGCACGATACGAGCGCGCCATCGCCGCCTACCGCACGTTTCGTGAAGAGGCGGAGGCGGCGCGCGGGGCGGATTGGAAACTCTCCAAGGAGAGCCTCGCACGCGTCGAGGCCGAGCGCGGCGAGCGTGAGCGACGTTGGCGAGCTGTCATCGACGAGACGCTGGCGGCCTTAGGCAAGCGGCCGGTGGCGCGAGCGCCGCTGCCCGACGACCCGCCCACGATGTACGTGCACACTGCACGCGCCGAGGCGGTGCTCTTGCTCGCGGCGCAAGGACGGGTGACCGCCACGCGGCTCGCGGGGGCTGCGCCGCCGGAGCTCGCAACGGCGCTGGGCCGGGAGCTAGAGCGGCGGCTCCCAAAGGGCGCGACGGCGCTACGCGTGCTCGCCGCACCACCGGGGATCGATCTCGGTGCGCTGCCGTACCACGGGGCCGTCCTCGGCGAGCGCATCGCCTTCGAACACTCGCTCGACCTGGCCGACGCGGGGCCATTGGGCGTGCGGCCGCTGGCGGGGCCCAAGGCCGCGGTCAGGAGCTCGACCGACGATCGCGTGCTCGTCGTCGCGGATCCGCTGGGCGATCTACCGCTGGCGGCGCAGGAGGGTCGCCTCGTGGCGGAGCGATTGGGCGGCCGCGCCACGCTGCTCGTTGCGCCGATGGGCACGGTCGCCCGCGTCCAGAGCGAACTCGCAAGGCACGACTCCTTCTATTTCGCTGGCCACACGGTGCTCGCCGGGCACGAAGGTTGGGACAGCCACCTCAAGCTCGCCGGCGGCGGACGGCTCGACCTGGCGGACCTGCTCACGCTTCCACGGCCGCCGCGGCGCGTCGTGCTGACGAGCTGCGAGGCCGCGCAGTCCGTCGACCTGGGTGGCCTCGGCGGCTTCGGCATCGCGCAGGCCCTCGTGCTCGCGGGGGCCGAGGCCGTGCTGGGGCCCGTCAGGCCCATCACAGACAAGAGCGCCGCCGCGCTAGGCGCGCGCCTTACCGAGGGCTTTTTCCGCGGCCCGCCGCTCGCAGCGGGAGAAGTGGTGCGAAGGGCGGCGGTGCTCGACGGCAACACCGCCAATAACCCCGACGACGCGGTCTTTGCGAGCGAACGCTGGGCTCTTCAAGCGATTGGGCCCTAG
- a CDS encoding aromatic ring-hydroxylating dioxygenase subunit alpha encodes MVPTARLLRGANVKGHASVARLPNQWFIVCLSRELGTKPRKVTLFATPIVLFRDGDGKVGALLDRCPHRNVPLSMGHVADDGTLRCPYHGWRFNRAGGCTHVPSLANDGDAKEQKARQASAFPVIEEDGFIWLYSTPTDDATLPASRPHRFAFLGAKDYTTVVQVVEADGTLYSTLENALDVPHTAFLHRGLFRSESRGITITAKVHRTKDRVEAEYVGEPRPPGLIGKILSPSGGIVTHYDRFILPSVAQVEYRIGTENHILVDSVMTPVDDFRTRVFAVVSFRARLPHFIVKPFVKPLALRVFQQDAVILKSQTDTIRAFGGEQFASTEIDVLGKHIWRLLRAAERGGKAGEEHASVPLVV; translated from the coding sequence CTGGTTCCGACGGCTCGCCTGCTCCGTGGCGCGAACGTCAAGGGGCACGCGTCCGTCGCGCGCCTCCCGAACCAATGGTTCATCGTCTGCCTGTCGCGCGAGCTCGGAACCAAGCCGCGCAAGGTCACGCTCTTTGCCACGCCCATCGTTCTCTTTCGCGACGGCGACGGCAAGGTCGGGGCCTTGCTCGACCGGTGTCCACATCGCAACGTTCCGCTCTCCATGGGCCACGTCGCCGACGACGGGACGTTGCGTTGCCCGTACCACGGCTGGCGCTTCAATCGCGCCGGCGGCTGCACGCACGTACCGTCGCTGGCAAACGACGGCGACGCGAAGGAGCAGAAGGCAAGGCAAGCCTCGGCCTTTCCCGTCATCGAGGAAGACGGCTTCATCTGGCTGTACTCGACGCCGACCGACGACGCGACGTTGCCGGCGAGCCGCCCTCACCGGTTCGCGTTTCTCGGTGCGAAGGACTACACGACCGTCGTTCAAGTCGTCGAGGCCGATGGCACGCTCTACTCGACGCTCGAAAATGCGCTCGACGTCCCGCACACCGCCTTCCTGCATCGCGGGCTCTTTCGCTCCGAGAGCCGCGGCATCACCATCACCGCAAAGGTGCACCGCACGAAAGACCGGGTGGAGGCCGAATACGTCGGCGAGCCGCGGCCCCCGGGCCTCATCGGAAAAATCCTCTCGCCCTCGGGGGGCATCGTCACGCACTACGACCGCTTCATCTTGCCGTCGGTGGCCCAGGTCGAATACCGCATCGGCACCGAGAACCACATCCTCGTCGATTCGGTCATGACGCCCGTCGATGACTTCCGGACGCGGGTCTTCGCCGTCGTCAGCTTCCGCGCGCGTCTGCCCCACTTCATCGTGAAACCGTTCGTGAAGCCCCTCGCCCTTCGCGTGTTCCAACAGGACGCCGTCATCCTCAAGAGCCAGACGGACACCATCCGCGCCTTCGGTGGTGAACAGTTCGCATCGACCGAGATCGACGTCCTGGGCAAGCACATCTGGCGCCTCTTGCGGGCCGCCGAGCGAGGGGGCAAGGCCGGCGAGGAGCACGCGAGCGTTCCCCTCGTCGTCTGA
- a CDS encoding sigma-70 family RNA polymerase sigma factor, giving the protein MNRGPASERLDRASSHLEPALAGDVVARRALMVALMPVVQARVARMLARAPGQHGREPRQELMDLMQEVFLALFEDDAKALRAWAPDRGLSLANWVGLIAERQTVSILRSGRRTPFKETPTELDDLDDALEPTAGPELGLLSRDLLTRLADRLRETLSPKGLDLFYRLFVEETSVEDVARETGMTADALYAWRSRLAKHIRVLARELSPESSKMSVQGPAARNP; this is encoded by the coding sequence ATGAATCGAGGCCCCGCGTCCGAGAGGCTCGATCGCGCCTCGAGCCACCTCGAGCCAGCGCTCGCGGGGGACGTCGTGGCGCGACGCGCCCTCATGGTCGCGCTGATGCCCGTCGTGCAGGCGCGCGTGGCCCGCATGTTGGCTCGAGCCCCGGGGCAGCATGGACGCGAGCCGCGGCAAGAGCTCATGGACTTGATGCAAGAGGTCTTCCTGGCCCTCTTCGAGGACGACGCCAAAGCGCTGCGCGCTTGGGCCCCCGATCGAGGCTTGTCGTTGGCGAACTGGGTGGGGCTCATCGCAGAACGCCAAACGGTCTCGATCTTGCGGAGCGGCCGCCGAACCCCCTTCAAGGAGACCCCGACCGAGCTCGACGACCTCGACGACGCGCTCGAGCCGACGGCTGGGCCAGAGCTTGGCCTTCTCTCGCGGGACCTCCTGACGCGACTCGCAGACCGCCTGCGCGAGACGCTCTCTCCGAAGGGTCTCGACCTCTTCTACCGCCTGTTTGTCGAGGAGACGTCCGTCGAGGACGTCGCCCGCGAGACCGGCATGACCGCCGACGCGCTCTACGCGTGGCGAAGTCGCCTGGCCAAGCACATCCGGGTGCTGGCTCGCGAGCTGTCCCCCGAGAGCTCGAAAATGTCAGTCCAAGGCCCCGCGGCGCGTAACCCATGA